From one Nematostella vectensis chromosome 7, jaNemVect1.1, whole genome shotgun sequence genomic stretch:
- the LOC116608822 gene encoding late histone H1 yields the protein MATKTDTPTHPKYVDMISSAVKNLGGKGASRQAINKYIVKEFNLTENKHHHTMLNQALKRASAPEGTLVHNKGKGAAGSFKLRAATPAKAAPKKTPAKKSAKKPAPSVKKTAPNDKTKAGETPKAAGKKTAKPAKAKRGKKSKAASPKKPKVVRAKKSLKKPAKAAAKK from the coding sequence atggcaacgaaaacggatacccCTACCCACCCAAAGTACGTCGATATGATAAGCAGTGCAGTTAAAAACCTTGGTGGAAAGGGGGCATCTCGGCAAGCTATCAATAAATACATCGTCAAGGAATTTAACCTGACAGAGAAtaaacaccaccacacgatgcTGAACCAGGCTTTGAAGCGAGCCTCTGCACCAGAGGGGACTTTAGTCCACAATAAGGGAAAGGGAGCCGCCGGTTCCTTCAAACTTAGAGCTGCGACACCGGCTAAAGCAGCACCGAAGAAAACGCCAGCGAAGAAATCAGCAAAGAAACCAGCACCGTCTGTGAAGAAAACCGCCCCAAATGATAAAACAAAAGCGGGGGAGACTCCAAAAGCAGCAGGTAAAAAAACGGCTAAGCCTGCTAAAGCCAAGAGAGGAAAGAAGTCGAAAGCAGCGTCTCCTAAAAAACCTAAAGTTGTTCGAGCAAAGAAGTCTCTAAAAAAGCCAGCAAAGGCGGCCGCTAAAAAGTAA